The Thioalkalivibrio sulfidiphilus HL-EbGr7 genome includes a window with the following:
- a CDS encoding DUF2782 domain-containing protein, with the protein MMKTSLLAAALLIPGLAFAEVPPPPPLLDDSEAVTREIMEPQVTIIRRDGEIIEEYRLHGQLYMVRITPTSGPPYYLVDTDGDGNLDSRAHELDPGLMIPAWTIFRW; encoded by the coding sequence ATGATGAAGACCAGCCTGCTTGCCGCCGCACTGCTGATACCGGGCCTCGCATTTGCCGAGGTGCCGCCCCCGCCGCCCCTGCTGGACGACAGCGAAGCGGTGACCCGGGAGATCATGGAGCCCCAGGTGACCATCATCCGCCGCGACGGGGAGATCATCGAGGAATACCGCCTGCACGGCCAGCTGTACATGGTGCGCATCACCCCCACCAGCGGCCCGCCCTATTACCTGGTGGACACCGACGGTGACGGCAACCTGGATTCCCGCGCCCACGAGCTGGACCCGGGGCTCATGATCCCCGCCTGGACCATTTTCCGCTGGTGA
- a CDS encoding crotonase/enoyl-CoA hydratase family protein, giving the protein MSHLPQIQIPEHAQEPSQPNLSTWLDTQHRVMWYYMHAQPRPCFSPDLLSELSSFRDDMAHRLDAPEDAGIDYMVLASKVPGIFNLGGDLALFRSLVEAGDRQSLQRYAHACIDMLWTNISGIDGRDITTISLVQGEALGGGFEGAMSAHVLIAERSARMGLPEILFNLFPGMGAYSLLSRKLDPVRAERLILSGRIHTAEELHAMGVVDVLAEDGQGEQAVYDYIARENRARNGFRALRAAKRLSNPVTREELIGITEIWVDAALRLTPRDLRMMERLVARQSARGRDAA; this is encoded by the coding sequence ATGAGCCACCTGCCCCAGATCCAGATCCCCGAGCACGCCCAGGAACCCAGCCAGCCGAACCTGTCCACCTGGCTGGACACGCAGCACCGCGTCATGTGGTACTACATGCACGCACAGCCGCGCCCCTGCTTCAGCCCGGACCTGCTGTCCGAGCTGTCCAGCTTCCGGGATGACATGGCCCACCGGCTGGATGCACCCGAGGATGCGGGCATCGACTACATGGTGCTGGCCTCCAAGGTCCCGGGGATCTTCAACCTGGGGGGTGACCTGGCCCTGTTCCGCAGCCTGGTGGAGGCCGGCGACCGCCAGAGCCTGCAGCGCTATGCCCATGCCTGCATCGACATGCTCTGGACCAACATCAGCGGTATCGACGGCCGCGACATCACCACCATCTCCCTGGTGCAGGGCGAGGCCCTGGGAGGCGGCTTCGAGGGCGCCATGTCCGCCCACGTGCTGATCGCCGAGCGCAGCGCGCGGATGGGCCTGCCGGAGATCCTGTTCAACCTGTTCCCGGGCATGGGCGCCTACAGCCTGCTGTCCCGCAAGCTGGACCCGGTGCGCGCCGAGCGGCTGATCCTGTCGGGCAGGATCCACACCGCCGAGGAACTGCATGCCATGGGCGTGGTGGACGTGCTGGCGGAAGACGGCCAGGGGGAGCAGGCGGTGTATGACTACATCGCCCGGGAAAACCGTGCCCGCAACGGCTTCCGTGCCCTGCGCGCCGCCAAGCGGCTGAGCAATCCGGTGACCCGTGAGGAGCTGATCGGCATCACGGAGATCTGGGTGGACGCCGCCCTGCGGCTGACCCCCCGTGATCTGCGCATGATGGAAAGGCTGGTGGCCCGGCAGTCGGCCCGCGGCCGCGACGCGGCATGA
- a CDS encoding homoserine kinase has translation MSSVPHASPFPPPCNPLPTRGELEAFLAAYDLGPLQEFHPGRRGRRGHVITDTGHFWLVGPGMTDTFLEALLDHLAGHALPVPSVVRGRDGAWIRPLGDYPGALVRWPEGRHLEQFSAEDCARVGALLGRIHVACQDFESAREPHRSHRWRRQCVEILSPYLAQADQALLQEEVRYQGLYRFGDLPQGIVHGAPNRRRLVFDERGEVGLTGFGHACRHALLLDVAVAVNDCCRGPDGRLDRSLSAALLNAYHRLRPLKAIERGAWPVLLRLAALDAWLELLMLGHDGDRARAVLATRIAEESGLQRHWAG, from the coding sequence GTGAGTTCCGTCCCCCACGCCAGCCCGTTTCCCCCGCCCTGCAACCCGCTGCCCACCCGTGGGGAGCTGGAGGCGTTTCTCGCCGCCTACGATCTGGGCCCCCTGCAGGAATTCCACCCGGGGCGGCGCGGGCGGCGCGGGCACGTGATCACCGACACCGGGCATTTCTGGCTCGTGGGCCCGGGCATGACCGACACCTTCCTGGAGGCGCTGCTGGATCACCTGGCGGGCCATGCACTGCCGGTGCCGAGCGTGGTGCGCGGCCGGGACGGCGCCTGGATCCGCCCCCTGGGGGACTATCCCGGTGCCCTGGTGCGCTGGCCCGAGGGCCGGCATCTGGAACAGTTCAGCGCCGAGGACTGCGCCCGGGTGGGCGCACTGCTGGGCCGCATTCATGTCGCCTGCCAGGACTTCGAGTCCGCCCGGGAACCCCATCGCAGCCACCGCTGGCGTCGCCAGTGCGTCGAGATCCTCTCGCCCTATCTGGCGCAGGCTGACCAGGCCCTGCTCCAGGAAGAGGTGCGCTATCAGGGGCTGTACCGCTTCGGCGATCTGCCCCAGGGTATCGTCCACGGCGCCCCCAATCGCCGGCGGCTGGTGTTCGACGAACGGGGCGAAGTCGGGCTCACCGGCTTCGGCCATGCCTGTCGCCATGCCCTGCTGCTGGACGTGGCGGTGGCGGTCAACGACTGCTGCCGGGGTCCGGACGGGCGCCTGGACCGCAGCCTGAGCGCCGCCCTGCTCAACGCCTACCATCGCCTGCGCCCGCTGAAGGCCATCGAACGGGGCGCTTGGCCGGTGCTGCTGCGCCTGGCGGCCCTGGACGCCTGGCTGGAACTGCTCATGCTGGGCCACGACGGCGATCGGGCCCGTGCCGTGCTCGCCACCCGCATCGCCGAGGAATCCGGGCTGCAACGCCACTGGGCGGGCTGA
- a CDS encoding HD domain-containing phosphohydrolase, whose translation MNELHSSDPRKAQVISMAREAARRRTAPAQWRSGHAEGEGEYEYTPPAARMRLVIVDDQSTGRRILRELLQDVGQGVEIVDYAAPQDALLDVRENLPDLIVTDYRMPGMNGTQLIRAVRALPGGADVPIVVVTVLEDRNVRYEALEAGATDFLSRPLDPVECRVRCRNLLQLRRQGRLVRKRAQWLEQRVLAATQEVIKRERETLFRLAKAGEYRDEGTGNHVLRMARYARCVAEALGLDEVLCETIELAAPMHDIGKIGVPDHILLKPGELTPDEREIMMRHASIGHQILMESDSRYIQMGAVIALSHHERWDGAGYPQGLAGEAIPLPARIVAVADVYDALRSDRPYKSAWNRDAACDFLRDEAGRRFDPTVVAAFLSCFERICQVEDSLRDTT comes from the coding sequence ATGAACGAACTTCACAGTTCTGATCCCCGCAAGGCTCAGGTCATCTCCATGGCGAGAGAGGCCGCCCGTCGGCGTACGGCGCCGGCCCAGTGGCGTTCCGGCCATGCCGAGGGCGAAGGCGAGTACGAGTACACGCCGCCGGCTGCCCGCATGCGCCTGGTGATCGTGGACGATCAGTCCACCGGAAGGCGCATCCTGCGGGAGCTGCTCCAGGACGTGGGTCAGGGGGTGGAGATCGTCGACTATGCCGCGCCCCAGGATGCCCTGCTGGATGTGCGCGAGAACCTGCCGGACCTGATCGTCACCGACTACCGCATGCCCGGGATGAACGGCACCCAGTTAATCCGCGCCGTGCGCGCCCTGCCCGGCGGCGCCGACGTGCCCATCGTGGTGGTGACCGTGCTCGAGGACCGCAACGTGCGCTACGAGGCCCTGGAGGCCGGCGCCACGGATTTCCTGTCCCGCCCCCTGGACCCGGTGGAATGCAGGGTGCGCTGCCGCAACCTGCTGCAACTGCGCCGCCAGGGGCGCCTGGTGCGCAAGCGCGCCCAGTGGCTGGAGCAGCGGGTGCTCGCCGCCACCCAGGAGGTCATCAAGCGGGAACGGGAGACCCTGTTCCGCCTCGCCAAGGCGGGGGAATACCGGGACGAGGGCACGGGTAACCACGTGCTGCGCATGGCCCGCTACGCCCGCTGCGTGGCCGAGGCCCTGGGCCTGGACGAGGTGCTGTGCGAGACCATCGAGCTGGCCGCGCCGATGCACGACATCGGCAAGATCGGCGTGCCGGACCATATCCTGCTCAAGCCCGGTGAGCTCACCCCGGACGAGCGCGAGATCATGATGCGCCATGCCAGCATCGGTCATCAGATCCTCATGGAATCCGATTCGCGCTACATCCAGATGGGCGCGGTGATCGCCCTGAGCCACCACGAGCGCTGGGACGGCGCCGGCTATCCCCAGGGGCTCGCCGGCGAGGCCATCCCCCTGCCGGCGCGCATCGTCGCCGTGGCCGATGTCTATGACGCCCTGCGTTCCGACCGCCCCTACAAGTCCGCCTGGAACCGGGATGCGGCCTGCGATTTCCTGCGTGACGAGGCCGGCAGGCGCTTCGACCCCACCGTGGTGGCCGCCTTCCTGAGCTGCTTCGAGCGTATCTGCCAGGTCGAGGACAGCTTGCGCGACACGACCTAG
- a CDS encoding TIGR00730 family Rossman fold protein produces MNPTSRHSHPGLQPIDDTVLTRESWKIFQIMAEFVEGFERLARIKPSVSIFGSARIQPDNPIYKLAEEIARELSDAGFAVVSGGGPGIMEAANKGAFGGKSPSIGLNIALPHEQTANDYQDISLGFRHFFSRKVMFVKYASAYVVLPGGFGTLDELAEILTLVQTGKTRRIPIILVHSAFWKGLLDWFEDTLVAQGTIDESDLKLYTLVDEPSDAVNAIFDYYEARGFEPSPEEKEKLMEL; encoded by the coding sequence ATGAATCCCACTTCCCGTCACAGCCATCCCGGGCTGCAGCCCATCGACGACACCGTGCTCACCCGCGAGAGCTGGAAGATCTTCCAGATCATGGCTGAGTTCGTGGAGGGCTTCGAACGCCTGGCGCGCATCAAGCCCTCGGTGAGCATCTTCGGCTCGGCGCGCATCCAGCCGGACAACCCCATCTACAAGCTGGCGGAGGAGATCGCCCGGGAGCTCTCGGACGCGGGCTTCGCAGTGGTCAGCGGCGGCGGGCCGGGCATCATGGAGGCCGCCAACAAGGGCGCCTTCGGCGGCAAGTCACCCAGCATCGGCTTGAACATCGCTCTGCCCCACGAGCAGACCGCCAACGACTACCAGGACATCTCCCTGGGCTTCAGGCACTTCTTCTCCCGCAAGGTGATGTTCGTGAAATACGCCTCCGCCTACGTGGTGCTGCCCGGCGGTTTCGGCACCCTGGACGAGCTGGCGGAGATCCTCACCCTGGTGCAGACCGGCAAGACCCGGCGCATCCCCATCATCCTGGTGCACAGCGCCTTCTGGAAGGGGCTGCTGGACTGGTTCGAGGACACCCTGGTGGCCCAGGGCACCATCGACGAGTCCGATCTCAAGCTCTACACCCTGGTGGACGAGCCCAGTGACGCGGTCAACGCCATCTTCGACTACTACGAGGCCCGGGGTTTCGAGCCCTCGCCGGAAGAGAAAGAAAAGCTCATGGAGCTGTGA
- a CDS encoding ATP-binding protein: MNDPRQRPSGSGQASPSALAMIRQRLASRADSEHQQALLRLVIGLAVFVYFHSPLFAAVVDPPALEYARLGSTLFLAFSLGIFLAILLWPEPSPSRRLLGLAGDMTGASLSLLLGGEAGAPILAVYLWVIVGNGFRYGLPYLYAATVMALAGFAVVFTLSPFWSTHPVFSFSLMLVLILVPLYTATLLRTLKGAIDRANEANQAKPRFLANMSHELRTPLNGVIGMSDLLMDTPLNDEQRDLGRSIHTSARVLLGLIENILDISRIESGKLSSEREDFDLHRLVHGTLGMFEAQARGKGLHLGARIDPSVPFALHGDALHLRQVLVNLIGNALKFTERGQVELSVQLLEAPAEDAVRLRFKVRDTGIGIPEEAQARIFESFEQADTTVTRRYGGTGLGTTIARQLVQLMGGTMGLESRVGEGTTFYFDLPLGRQAIPEEASHGALASEGSRVLILAEDKLAAGLGELLTGWGLVPESAESPPQALARLFHGGENPSEPHAVVLVQRRMLGADPAHFLGLLRQDASLRRLPLILLDEGAAGPAQDVWLRAGYSAVLGAPPDKTLLFNALHAAQSATEPAENVVSLADHYRSRAGGVRALRILVAEDNTVNQQVISGILERAGHKVTVVGNGEAALDLLSARARDFDLMILDMNMPVMGGLDVLKARGFMAEEARLPAIVLTADATTEALVACREAGAEAYLTKPLDARRLLDTVAGLALQGATRPATLETRPEPAAPQTATKEVDVLNSEVLDSLVRLGSGPVFLMDLLDGFRRDGEQQLADLRQAVTMNDYPRMRDALHALKGSAGEMGGALLVRLCQAAEGLKPYELGTDKPATYVTHIEQAFRETCAGVDAYLRRRRGDADALT, translated from the coding sequence GTGAACGATCCCAGACAACGCCCGAGCGGCTCGGGCCAGGCCTCGCCGTCGGCGCTAGCCATGATTCGCCAGCGCCTGGCCTCCCGTGCCGACAGTGAACACCAGCAGGCGCTGCTGCGCCTGGTCATCGGCCTGGCGGTGTTCGTCTATTTCCACTCGCCCCTGTTCGCGGCGGTGGTGGATCCCCCCGCCCTGGAATACGCCCGTCTGGGCAGCACCCTGTTCCTGGCCTTTTCCCTGGGAATCTTCCTGGCCATCCTGCTGTGGCCGGAACCCAGTCCCTCGCGGCGTCTGCTGGGTCTGGCGGGGGACATGACCGGCGCCTCCCTGAGCCTGCTGCTGGGTGGCGAGGCCGGCGCGCCGATCCTGGCGGTGTACCTGTGGGTCATCGTGGGCAACGGTTTTCGCTACGGCCTGCCCTACCTGTACGCCGCCACGGTGATGGCCCTGGCCGGGTTTGCGGTGGTGTTTACGCTCAGTCCCTTCTGGTCCACCCACCCGGTGTTCAGCTTCAGCCTGATGCTGGTGCTGATCCTGGTGCCCCTGTATACCGCCACCCTGCTGCGCACCCTCAAGGGCGCCATCGACCGGGCCAACGAGGCCAACCAGGCCAAGCCCCGTTTCCTGGCCAACATGAGCCACGAGCTGCGCACCCCGCTCAACGGCGTGATCGGCATGAGCGACCTGCTCATGGACACGCCGCTCAACGACGAGCAGCGCGACCTGGGTCGATCCATCCACACCTCCGCCCGGGTGCTGCTGGGCCTGATCGAGAACATCCTGGACATCTCGCGCATCGAGTCAGGCAAGCTCAGCAGTGAGCGGGAGGATTTCGACCTGCATCGCCTGGTGCACGGCACCCTGGGCATGTTCGAGGCCCAGGCCCGCGGCAAGGGTCTGCACCTGGGCGCGCGCATCGACCCCAGCGTGCCCTTTGCCCTGCATGGCGACGCCCTGCACCTGCGCCAGGTGCTGGTGAACCTGATCGGCAACGCGCTGAAGTTCACCGAACGGGGCCAGGTGGAGCTCTCCGTGCAGCTGCTGGAAGCGCCCGCCGAGGATGCGGTGCGCCTGCGCTTCAAGGTGCGCGACACGGGCATCGGCATCCCGGAGGAGGCCCAGGCGCGCATCTTCGAGAGCTTCGAGCAGGCGGACACCACCGTCACCCGTCGCTATGGCGGCACCGGGCTCGGCACCACCATCGCCCGGCAGCTGGTGCAGCTGATGGGCGGGACCATGGGCCTGGAAAGCCGCGTGGGAGAGGGCACCACCTTCTACTTCGACCTGCCCCTGGGCCGGCAGGCGATCCCGGAGGAGGCAAGCCACGGCGCGCTGGCCTCGGAAGGCAGCCGGGTGCTCATCCTGGCCGAGGACAAGCTCGCCGCCGGTCTCGGCGAACTGCTCACGGGCTGGGGACTGGTGCCGGAGTCCGCGGAAAGCCCGCCCCAGGCCCTGGCACGCCTGTTCCACGGCGGCGAGAACCCGTCTGAGCCCCATGCGGTGGTGCTGGTCCAGCGGCGCATGCTGGGCGCCGATCCCGCCCATTTCCTGGGCCTGCTGCGTCAGGACGCGAGCCTGCGACGCCTGCCCCTGATCCTGCTGGATGAGGGCGCGGCGGGTCCGGCCCAGGACGTCTGGCTGCGTGCCGGCTATTCTGCCGTGCTGGGGGCGCCGCCGGACAAGACCCTGCTGTTCAACGCCCTGCACGCGGCACAAAGTGCGACGGAGCCCGCGGAAAACGTGGTCTCCCTGGCCGACCATTATCGCAGCCGTGCCGGCGGTGTCCGTGCCCTGCGCATCCTGGTGGCCGAGGACAACACGGTCAACCAGCAGGTCATCTCGGGCATCCTCGAGCGGGCCGGCCACAAGGTGACGGTGGTCGGCAACGGCGAGGCGGCGCTGGACCTGCTGTCCGCCCGGGCGCGGGATTTCGATCTCATGATCCTGGACATGAACATGCCCGTGATGGGCGGGCTGGATGTGCTCAAGGCCAGGGGCTTCATGGCCGAGGAGGCCAGGTTGCCGGCCATCGTGCTGACGGCCGATGCCACCACGGAGGCCCTGGTGGCCTGCCGCGAGGCAGGCGCCGAGGCCTACCTGACCAAGCCGCTGGACGCCCGGCGCCTGCTGGACACGGTGGCGGGGCTGGCCCTGCAGGGCGCCACGAGACCTGCAACCCTGGAGACGCGGCCCGAGCCAGCCGCGCCACAAACTGCGACAAAGGAGGTCGATGTGCTCAATTCGGAAGTCCTGGACAGCCTGGTGCGCCTCGGTTCGGGGCCGGTGTTCCTGATGGATCTGCTGGATGGTTTCCGGCGTGATGGCGAGCAACAGCTTGCCGACCTGCGTCAGGCGGTCACCATGAACGATTACCCGCGCATGCGCGACGCCCTACATGCCCTCAAGGGCAGCGCCGGGGAGATGGGTGGCGCCCTGCTGGTGCGCCTGTGCCAGGCGGCGGAGGGGCTCAAGCCCTATGAACTGGGCACGGACAAGCCCGCCACCTACGTGACCCACATCGAACAGGCCTTCCGCGAGACCTGTGCCGGGGTGGACGCCTACCTGCGCCGCCGGCGCGGCGATGCCGATGCGCTGACCTGA
- the uvrD gene encoding DNA helicase II, with protein MDVTTLLDSLNPAQREAVSADPGPVLVLAGAGSGKTRVLTHRIAWLIQVEGLSPHSILAVTFTNKAAAEMRGRIEALLGMPVRGMWVGTFHGLAHRLLRAHWQDAGLPQGFQILDSDDQLRMVKRVLKALELDEARWPPRQAQWFINARKDEGVRPQHMEDHGDPVNRQLVRIYSAYEAACKRAGVVDFAELLLRALELLRDTPALLEHYRARFRHILVDEFQDTNAIQYGWLRLLAGSRIPVFAVGDDDQSIYGWRGARIEHIQHFSRDFPGTRTVRLEQNYRSTGNILRAANALIEHNDGRLGKNLWTEDSEGAPIALYAAFNEQDEARFVAGRIEEWQREGHRHSEVAILYRSNAQSRVFEEALIQARIPYRVYGGLRFFERAEIKDALAYLRLVASREDDAAFERVVNQPARGLGERTLAQIRDLARERDQSLWSASAHLLETGGLTARAGNALRGFLALVDGLAEACRDLPLHEQAEHVIQHSGLRDFYAAEKGEKAQARVENLDELVSAARGFSFDPETHGDMDTLTAFLAHAALESGEGEASAFEDCVQLMTLHSAKGLEFPLVFMAGMEEGLFPHRMSVEEPGRMEEERRLAYVGITRARRQLVLCYAESRRLHGRETYNAPSRFLAELPAELIEDIRPRARISQPVFRRPEQVANDAGDGLRVGVRVAHQKFGEGVITDCEGQGSNARIQVHFADHGAKWLVAGYAKLEKVS; from the coding sequence ATGGACGTGACCACCCTGCTCGATTCCCTGAACCCTGCCCAGCGGGAGGCCGTGAGCGCCGACCCGGGGCCGGTGCTGGTACTGGCCGGCGCCGGCAGCGGCAAGACCCGCGTGCTCACCCACCGCATCGCCTGGCTGATCCAGGTGGAGGGACTTTCTCCCCACAGTATCCTCGCCGTGACCTTTACCAACAAGGCCGCGGCGGAGATGCGCGGGCGCATCGAGGCCCTGCTGGGCATGCCGGTGCGCGGCATGTGGGTGGGCACCTTCCACGGCCTGGCCCACCGGCTGCTGCGGGCCCACTGGCAGGACGCGGGCCTGCCCCAGGGCTTCCAGATCCTGGATTCCGACGACCAGCTGCGCATGGTCAAGCGGGTGCTCAAGGCGCTGGAGCTGGACGAGGCCCGCTGGCCGCCGCGCCAGGCCCAGTGGTTCATCAACGCCCGCAAGGACGAGGGTGTGCGCCCCCAGCACATGGAGGATCACGGCGATCCGGTGAACCGTCAGCTGGTGCGCATCTACAGCGCCTACGAGGCGGCCTGCAAGCGCGCCGGCGTGGTGGATTTCGCCGAACTGCTGCTGCGCGCCCTGGAACTGCTGCGCGACACCCCCGCCCTGCTGGAACACTACCGGGCCCGTTTCCGCCACATCCTGGTAGACGAGTTCCAGGACACCAACGCCATCCAGTATGGCTGGCTGCGCCTGCTGGCGGGCAGCCGCATCCCGGTGTTCGCGGTGGGCGATGACGACCAGTCCATCTACGGCTGGCGCGGCGCGCGCATCGAGCACATCCAGCACTTCAGCCGCGACTTCCCGGGCACCCGCACCGTGCGCCTGGAACAGAACTACCGTTCCACCGGCAACATCCTCCGGGCCGCCAACGCGCTCATCGAGCACAACGACGGCCGCCTGGGCAAGAACCTGTGGACCGAGGACAGCGAGGGCGCGCCCATCGCCCTGTACGCCGCCTTCAACGAGCAGGACGAGGCCCGCTTCGTGGCCGGGCGCATCGAGGAATGGCAGCGCGAGGGACACCGTCACAGCGAGGTGGCCATCCTGTACCGTTCCAACGCCCAGTCCCGGGTGTTCGAAGAGGCCCTGATCCAGGCGCGCATCCCCTACCGGGTCTACGGCGGGCTGCGCTTCTTCGAACGGGCCGAAATCAAGGACGCCCTGGCCTACCTGCGCCTGGTGGCGAGCCGCGAGGACGACGCCGCCTTCGAACGGGTGGTCAACCAGCCCGCCCGCGGCCTGGGCGAACGCACCCTGGCGCAGATCCGCGACCTGGCCCGGGAACGGGACCAGTCCCTGTGGAGCGCTAGCGCCCACCTGCTGGAAACGGGCGGCCTGACTGCCCGGGCGGGCAACGCCCTGCGCGGTTTCCTGGCCCTGGTGGACGGGCTCGCCGAGGCCTGCCGGGACCTGCCCCTGCACGAGCAGGCGGAGCACGTGATCCAGCATTCCGGTCTGCGTGATTTCTATGCCGCCGAAAAGGGCGAGAAGGCCCAGGCACGGGTGGAGAACCTGGACGAGCTGGTGAGCGCGGCCCGGGGCTTCAGCTTCGACCCGGAGACCCACGGCGACATGGATACCCTCACCGCCTTCCTGGCCCACGCGGCGCTCGAATCCGGCGAGGGCGAGGCGTCCGCCTTCGAGGACTGCGTGCAGCTCATGACCCTGCATTCCGCCAAGGGCCTGGAGTTCCCGCTGGTGTTCATGGCGGGCATGGAGGAGGGCCTGTTCCCCCACCGCATGTCCGTGGAGGAGCCCGGGCGCATGGAGGAGGAACGCCGGCTCGCCTACGTGGGCATCACCCGGGCACGTCGGCAGCTGGTGCTCTGCTACGCGGAATCCCGCCGGCTGCACGGCCGGGAGACCTATAACGCCCCGTCGCGCTTCCTGGCCGAACTGCCCGCCGAGCTGATCGAGGACATCCGTCCCCGCGCGCGCATCAGCCAGCCGGTGTTCCGCCGCCCCGAACAGGTGGCCAACGACGCCGGTGACGGCCTGCGGGTGGGGGTGCGGGTGGCCCACCAGAAGTTCGGCGAGGGGGTGATCACCGACTGCGAGGGCCAGGGCAGCAACGCCCGCATCCAGGTGCATTTCGCCGACCACGGCGCCAAGTGGCTGGTGGCGGGGTATGCCAAGCTGGAAAAGGTGTCCTGA